In Astatotilapia calliptera chromosome 20, fAstCal1.2, whole genome shotgun sequence, one genomic interval encodes:
- the LOC113013806 gene encoding Ig-like V-type domain-containing protein FAM187A isoform X2 yields MPLPSLSPLFLLFLTPKAWSYEAPEDKQDVFARTACPAFLTFTNAAYLSGVTVELPCLCKPEQVQSVVWFFRKHLERSEDTKALTDHHGNHLLDPSQVPHSGDLRSRFSIRLFSLLIFRAGPDDAGIYICGSAHKDFFYGYDLDIQEAPTLSFTNRLASEASDGKRDQSADLSALYRLFTSFQPWSVCDRCGVPGEQVRAGLCYIRSRFLNVRYRRANQTVVSCGSGAVPRAFGLKQSRVAAKLEVRSCRMTCPSQAPPSKLLGLMSLFGSRCVLLLAARSPGGRDPPPCVPPLWQPVASVASRLSSRRADRAGIVCCHDDRVFPADAGPSCAETPQGARPRGLKAARVRLWFCGAEGQPHVRSCCDHILIKTLTLLR; encoded by the exons ATGCCTTTGCCATCCTTGTCCccgctcttcctcctcttcctgacTCCAAAGGCGTGGAGCTACGAGGCCCCTGAAGACAAACAGGACGTTTTTGCGAGAACGGCGTGTCCCGCCTTCCTGACCTTCACCAACGCTGCCTACCTGTCAGGAGTCACCGTGGAGCTGCCCTGCCTCTGCAAACCAGAGCAG GTCCAGTCGGTTGTCTGGTTTTTCCGGAAACATCTGGAACGATCAGAGGACACCAAAGCGCTGACtgatcaccatggcaaccaccTGCTCGATCCCAGCCAGGTTCCTCACAGCGGAGACCTGCGGAGTCGCTTCTCCATCCGACTCTTCAGCCTGCTGATCTTCAGAGCTGGGCCCGATGATGCAGGCATCTATATCTGTGGCTCCGCCCACAAAGACTTCTTCTATGGTTACGACCTGGACATCCAGGAGGCTCCCACGCTCAGCTTCACCAACAG aCTCGCTTCAGAGGCTAGCGACGGGAAACGGGACCAGAGCGCCGACCTCAGCGCTCTGTACCGCCTCTTCACCAGCTTCCAGCCGTGGTCTGTGTGCGACCGCTGCGGCGTGCCGGGCGAGCAGGTCCGAGCCGGGCTCTGCTACATACGCTCCCGCTTCCTGAACGTGCGCTACAGGCGGGCCAATCAGACGGTCGTTTCTTGCGGCTCGGGGGCGGTGCCAAGAGCCTTCGGTTTAAAGCAAAGCAGAGTCGCAGCAAAGCTGGAGGTCAGAAGCTGTCGTATGACGTGTCCGTCCCAGGCCCCGCCCTCCAAGCTGCTCGGTCTGATGTCTCTTTTTGGGTCCAG GTGTGTATTACTGCTGGCTGCACGGTCGCCGGGCGGCAGAGATCCACCTCCTTGTGTACCCCCACTTTGGCAGCCAGTCGCTTCTGTCGCATCCCGACTTTCCAGCCGCCGTGCAGACCGTGCTGGGATCGTATGCTGCCATGACGACCGTGTTTTTCCTGCTGATGCTGGGCCGAGCTGTGCTGAGACACCGCAGGGAGCAAGGCCACGTGGACTAAAGGCCGCGAGGGTCAGACTCTGGTTCTGTGGGGCCGAAGGGCAGCCACATGTCCGATCCTGCTGTGATCACATCCTCATTAAAACTCTGACTTTATTACGCTGA
- the LOC113013806 gene encoding Ig-like V-type domain-containing protein FAM187A isoform X1 — MPLPSLSPLFLLFLTPKAWSYEAPEDKQDVFARTACPAFLTFTNAAYLSGVTVELPCLCKPEQVQSVVWFFRKHLERSEDTKALTDHHGNHLLDPSQVPHSGDLRSRFSIRLFSLLIFRAGPDDAGIYICGSAHKDFFYGYDLDIQEAPTLSFTNRLASEASDGKRDQSADLSALYRLFTSFQPWSVCDRCGVPGEQVRAGLCYIRSRFLNVRYRRANQTVVSCGSGAVPRAFGLKQSRVAAKLEVRSCRMTCPSQAPPSKLLGLMSLFGSSSASLPTGLPLYYLTHPDGQVLTLGCPGARPDMAVAWDRGNEPIYRSEHSSGADLRLLIDTGHHLLFQPAQTQDSGVYYCWLHGRRAAEIHLLVYPHFGSQSLLSHPDFPAAVQTVLGSYAAMTTVFFLLMLGRAVLRHRREQGHVD; from the exons ATGCCTTTGCCATCCTTGTCCccgctcttcctcctcttcctgacTCCAAAGGCGTGGAGCTACGAGGCCCCTGAAGACAAACAGGACGTTTTTGCGAGAACGGCGTGTCCCGCCTTCCTGACCTTCACCAACGCTGCCTACCTGTCAGGAGTCACCGTGGAGCTGCCCTGCCTCTGCAAACCAGAGCAG GTCCAGTCGGTTGTCTGGTTTTTCCGGAAACATCTGGAACGATCAGAGGACACCAAAGCGCTGACtgatcaccatggcaaccaccTGCTCGATCCCAGCCAGGTTCCTCACAGCGGAGACCTGCGGAGTCGCTTCTCCATCCGACTCTTCAGCCTGCTGATCTTCAGAGCTGGGCCCGATGATGCAGGCATCTATATCTGTGGCTCCGCCCACAAAGACTTCTTCTATGGTTACGACCTGGACATCCAGGAGGCTCCCACGCTCAGCTTCACCAACAG aCTCGCTTCAGAGGCTAGCGACGGGAAACGGGACCAGAGCGCCGACCTCAGCGCTCTGTACCGCCTCTTCACCAGCTTCCAGCCGTGGTCTGTGTGCGACCGCTGCGGCGTGCCGGGCGAGCAGGTCCGAGCCGGGCTCTGCTACATACGCTCCCGCTTCCTGAACGTGCGCTACAGGCGGGCCAATCAGACGGTCGTTTCTTGCGGCTCGGGGGCGGTGCCAAGAGCCTTCGGTTTAAAGCAAAGCAGAGTCGCAGCAAAGCTGGAGGTCAGAAGCTGTCGTATGACGTGTCCGTCCCAGGCCCCGCCCTCCAAGCTGCTCGGTCTGATGTCTCTTTTTGGGTCCAG TTCTGCCTCATTGCCAACCGGGCTACCTCTGTACTACCTGACCCATCCCGACGGGCAGGTCCTCACCCTGGGCTGTCCCGGGGCGCGCCCTGACATGGCGGTCGCCTGGGACCGAGGGAACGAACCCATCTACAGGTCTGAACACTCTTCAGGCGCAGACCTCAGACTGCTCATAGACACCGGGCACCACCTGCTGTTCCAGCCGGctcaaacgcaggactcag GTGTGTATTACTGCTGGCTGCACGGTCGCCGGGCGGCAGAGATCCACCTCCTTGTGTACCCCCACTTTGGCAGCCAGTCGCTTCTGTCGCATCCCGACTTTCCAGCCGCCGTGCAGACCGTGCTGGGATCGTATGCTGCCATGACGACCGTGTTTTTCCTGCTGATGCTGGGCCGAGCTGTGCTGAGACACCGCAGGGAGCAAGGCCACGTGGACTAA
- the npbwr2b gene encoding neuropeptides B/W receptor type 2b produces MENVSVPGAPPPLCNDSVLPYSPTGNRSDLNCTPPFFADLYVILPVIYSVICAVGLTGNTAVIYMILKAPKMKTVTNMFILNLAIADDLFTLVLPISIAEHLLNYWPFGEVLCKVILSIDHYNIFSSIYFLTVMSIDRYLVVLSTVRSKRMPYRTYRAAKIISLCVWILVILIVMPFTVFAGVYVDPADGRKTCVLSFPSPEPLWFKTSRIYTLILGFAIPVSTFCILYTMMLYRLRNMRLNSNAKALDKAKKRVTVMVFVVLAVCLFCWTPFHLSTIIALTTDLRTTPLVIMISYFITSLSYANSCLNPFLYAFLDDNFRKAFKTMLECSSA; encoded by the coding sequence ATGGAGAACGTGTCGGTCCCGGGCGCGCCGCCTCCGCTCTGTAACGACTCTGTGCTGCCGTACTCGCCCACGGGAAACCGCTCTGACCTGAACTGCACCCCTCCCTTCTTCGCTGACCTTTATGTCATCCTGCCCGTCATCTACTCCGTGATCTGTGCTGTGGGGCTGACGGGAAACACCGCCGTCATCTACATGATCCTCAAAGCCCCCAAAATGAAAACGGTCACCAACATGTTCATCCTGAACTTGGCCATCGCGGACGACCTGTTCACTCTGGTGCTGCCCATTAGCATCGCCGAACATCTGCTCAACTACTGGCCCTTCGGGGAGGTCCTCTGTAAGGTGATCCTGAGCATCGACCACTACAACATCTTCTCCAGCATCTACTTCCTGACCGTGATGAGCATCGACCGCTACCTGGTCGTCCTGTCGACCGTGAGATCCAAGCGCATGCCTTACCGCACCTACCGAGCGGCCAAGATCATCTCGCTGTGCGTGTGGATCCTCGTCATCCTCATCGTCATGCCCTTCACGGTGTTTGCCGGCGTCTACGTGGACCCGGCTGATGGCAGGAAAACCTGCGTGCTCAGCTTCCCGAGCCCCGAGCCCCTGTGGTTCAAAACCAGCCGCATCTACACGCTCATCCTTGGCTTCGCCATCCCCGTCTCCACCTTCTGCATCCTATACACCATGATGCTGTACAGGCTGAGGAACATGCGGCTCAACAGCAATGCCAAGGCACTGGACAAGGCCAAGAAGAGGGTCACCGTCATGGTCTTTGTCGTCCTGGCCGTGTGCCTGTTCTGCTGGACGCCGTTCCACCTCAGCACCATCATAGCGCTGACCACGGACCTGAGGACCACGCCCCTGGTCATCATGATCTCCTACTTCATCACCAGCCTGAGCTACGCCAACTCTTGCCTCAACCCGTTCCTCTACGCCTTCCTGGACGACAACTTCCGGAAGGCCTTCAAGACGATGCTGGAGTGCAGCTCGGCCTGA